ttttatCTACAAGAGCTGGTGGTTTAGGTTTAAATTTGCAAACTGCAGATACCGTTATCATTTTTGATACTGATTGGAATCCTCACCAGGATTTACAGGCCCAAGACAGAGCTCATAGAATCGGTCAAAAGAATGAAGTGCGTATTCTTAGATTAATTACAGACAATTCAGTGGAAGAAGCAATTCTTGATAAGGCGCATGCCAAATTGGACATTGACGGAAAAGTTATTCAAGCAGGTAAGTTTGATAACAAATCAACAGCTGAAGAACAAGAGGCATTATTGAGATCGTTACTAGAAGCtgaggaagaggaaaagaaaagacgTGAGTTAGgcattgaagaagaagagcagTTGGATGATAACGAACTCAATGAAATCTTGGCGAGAAacgaaaatgaaataaaagtaTTCCAGGAGTTGGATGCTCAAAGGATCAGAACACAGATGGAAAACGGTATAACAAACAGACTTATGGAGAACTCAGAGCTTCCTGAATGTTACAATGTTGACATTGAAGCAAAGCTTgcagaagaggaaaagcAGAACGTGTTTGTTGGAGGAAGAGGTAATAGAGAGAGAAGAACTGCGCACTACTCTGATGAATTATCTGAAGAACAATGGTTAAGGCAATTTGAAGTCAgtgaaaatgaagatgaagaaggtgaCGCTGGCCCAAAgagaaggagaaggagAGCCGCTGAAAATAATGCTAAAAGGGCAAAACTTGAGACAAACAAAGAACTTGACGGTCCAGCTACAGGAACGGAAAATACTCCTGTTTTAGATCCGCAAGAATCAAATGGAGACTCTGCTCCATCTGGTGTTATTGCCGGTAAAACTTCAATTAAGACTGCAAAGAAGACCAGCAAGGGTAGGAagaaaacttcaactgCCGTTCGTAAGAATGGCAGAAACTATCTGCGTTCAGCAGATAATGCTAcaaaaactttgaaagaaagacaagaaatTAGTCAAAAAGCTCGTGAATTGTACGACTATGCTGTATACTATAGAAATGCCGATGATAGAAGACTTTCAGATATTTTCCTAGTGAAACCATCCAAACGACTCTATCCAGACTATTATTTGTTGATCAAATATCCTGCCGcatttgaaaatgtcatGAAACACATTGATCTGAATGTTtatgattctttgaaacagGTTGTCGAAGATTTCCATTTGATTTTTGCCAACGCTAGAATATACAACACAGAAGATTCAATCATATTTAGGGACTCATTGGAGTTGGAAGATGCAGTGATCGCGAAgtggaaagaaatgacaAACGAACAAGAAGAGGTGGACTTTAgtgaatttgatgaagagTTTGCAACTCCACCCTTGATACCACCATCTACACCTGTATagtgtttttttttggaagaagatcacGGAGACTACACTACATAAACTATAAAACATATAGCTAACTAAACACTAATTAAAAATGTAATCATACCTAACATAATAATAgatatttgaaatttcaaTCCTTTTCCATGTAGGGCTGATAATCTTCGTAATGTTCAAACTAAAACGAATAGAAATCATATTAGACAGTTGGTGGAACAGGCCATGCCAATATAATAGGTGGTTAGCATTGGCTTTGCGTAACCGACACATGACAAAGCATATAAAGGAATACTGAGCCTAATCTACTGTTTGCTTGTAATCAGATCAAGAGGTCCCTGGTGTATTATTACTGCCGAAGATATACAGCCAACGGAGACCATTACACGTGACTTGTGGTCTCTGATGCCATAATAAAATAGGAAGGGCATAAATTTctcctttttctttttatgACAACAATAAGCTTCTATGGCCAAGTTGGTAAGGCGCCACACTAGTAATGTGGAGATCATCAGTTCGACTCTGGTTGGAAgcatttttttgaatttaataaatgctcaaaagaaaaaaggcTGGCGTTTGGGCTTAATCTTTACAGCAAAAGAGTCCATATCCAGTTATCAAAACTGTTGTATTACATGTGCTACATGTGTTACTAATTGTATACCTGTATAAGTTTTTTTAAAAATGTGTTACACGAACACATCTTCTGACGTGATTATCTATTCGCCACGGTAAATGTGGTAAGGAGATGCTTGGTTGGAAGCAAATACCAAAACATCAGCGATGACAGTATTAGGTTTTCTTGAAGTGGCATAAACGATCAAGTCAGCAATGTCATCTGCATATAGAGGAGTAGTACCTTTGTAAACCTGTTTAGCACGATCGGCATCACCCTTGTATCTAACTAGAGAGAACTCAGTTTCGACATTACCTGGAGCAATCTCAATGACCCTAATACCAGTATTGattaattcttttctcaaaGACTGAGTGAACGCTCTGACAGCATGCTTCGAAGCACAATAGATAGAACCAGTTGGATATGCATCTCTACCGGCAACAGAACCTAAGTTAACGATGTCACCGGAATTCTTTGCTTTGAAAATAGGCAAAACAGCTTGGGTAACGTTGATAAGGGCAACAACGTTAGTATCTATCATACCTTTGATGTCCTCGCTACTGATGGTACCGACAACATCAGATCCCAAAGCTTTACCGGCATTGTTAATCAAAATATCGATATCCTTGAATTCTTCCGGCAAGTTATCAATGAAAGGTTGAATCTTCTCAGTTTCAGTGACGTCCAATTGACCGATATATACTTTAGCTTGTGGGTATTCAGCATTgattttttccttcaattcttccaacttaGCCAACCTTCTTGCTGCTAAGATCAATTTGACATTACCGTTAGCAGCATCTAGATATTCCAATGCTGTGGCTTGACCAATACCTGCAGAAGCACCGGTAATGAAAATTGTCTTGTTTTGCAATCTTTCAGCAGCCTTTCTACCTTGAGACATGATTAACGAGTATTGATGTGTATTGGGCTATTATATATAGAATGCGACAGCACTAAGCGCAGCTTACAGGGCACTATCTTTCCAGAATTGAATTCGAGCAATTGCTTTTAGCTAATAAAGGTTGTAAGTGAAAAAAGGAAGATCAAAGGTTCTTAAATTATCCTCGAACTGATTTGAACTttgtatttatatatgCAGTACGTGAGGTTTGAAATACAAGATCAGCCAAGAATAAGGGTAAATAATACACCGCTTACGGTTTTCGCTATCAAGAGCCTGAAGACTTCGATTCCAGCTGAGTCCAATATCAACTGTATCGTCCAGGACTAATGACAAAAAGCTGATCTAGTCACAATAGCTAAAGGGGAAAAAGACTTTCAAAACCTTTATCTAATGCGGATTTCGATATCAGAATTTGACTCGAACACTTTGAAGTCACCTCGGAATAATTCTTCAAGTCATTATACGTAAACTATCTGAGGACTGTGGAATTCGAGCGCCGTACATTGAGAGCGTAGTCCTTAGGACCGTCTGTTAGTGGCTGCAAAACGTCCTTATATTCGGAAGTAGAGTTAATTCCTATGATAATATTGTTGCTTCCTCGTGCGCATATTAGCCTTCCCATTTCGTCTCTTATCTATTTTCCGGGTAACAGCATGTGTTTTCAAGCGGGAAAAAGTTATGGACAAAACCGGAGTCGAACCGATGACCTCTTCCTTGCAAGGGAAGCGCGCTACCAACTGCGCCATTTGCCCACAGAAGTCGTGATATGTTGTATTCACATTAAACTTTATCCGGGAGTAAAAACCACGTGATTATCAGGTCAGTTCTCCATGGTATGAGATATGATATGATACTCCGTGGATCAAATTCTCCCAGTGTCCAGAAATAAACGCCAGGGGATGCATAAAGTTCAGCCTtatattcttcaagatAAGAAGTATTTACAGACAGGCTCTTGAATAGCCAACGCGGTATCCATTGTTGGCCGgatttttctctttgttatgtgaaaaaataaaatacaaTGCAAATTCAACTGGAAAATTCAAATGTACGGAGGACATTTATTGAGCAGAATCAGTCTTCCAACTCCCCCTATTAGGTTAGTTTTCAATTAAGCTGTCACTGAAATTACATTGATACTTGATATTTGAACTTAATCATTCAATAGTCAAACAAAAGCCACTGATAGCATGCCATTGAACAATGTCAGAAGACCAGATTTGGTCGCTACTTATAACCACACACCGGCTCCAAAGGGGTTATACAGCtcttcctcctcctccCAAGGTATGCTAAGTCAATCTATGCCAATGGCTGCTATGTTCATGAAAAACAAGTTCCTTGCATGGTTTGCTGTTTTGACTACGTGGCACGTATTCCTTACTTCCCAACCAGATCCATCCAACCCAACTGATTCACCATTCATGAAAATCGGTATGGCTGTATTAGCTGTTGGTATGAATTACTTAGGATTGTTCTTCCCAGGTACTCAACCTCCTCCACTCGGTGTTGTTCCTAAAGCCACTTCCGATTCATCGGCTACTACAACTGCTTGAATCAACAAGATCCCCCGAGAAgagaaaataaaaacaaatcTGCTGATACGCTCTCCCTGCTTCCTCTACCCAATATATGATATCAGGTATATCTAATGTTAATTTAAGATATGTATAAATCTGCATGTAACAAACTTACTCGATACTTCTTTTGCTTTGGTGGGCATTATCAATATTACATACAAGCCGGTGTGAAGTGAATTTCCGGTAACTAATAAAAAATGTGCCATGCACATACAAAGGATGCGTAAAAAAGTACATGAGATAATGCGACAAGCAATCCCTTTGTGGTTTTATCACAAACCTGATTATTCtccaatatcttcaaaccAATCTTCTGGCCTTTTTGCAATGAAATCTTTCATGATCTCAATGCAACGCTCGTCATCAACAACTTTAACTTCGATACCCCTCTCAGCCAAGTATTTCTCACCGGGACTCTTGAAGTTGACGTTTTCACCAACGACAACACGACCAATACCATATAACAAGATAGCACCGGTACACATGTCGCAAGGTGATAGAGTAGTATACATCGTACAATGCTTGTAAACGCTTCCCTTCAATCTACCAGCGTTTTCCAAGGTAGAAGTTTCACCGTGCAATGTTGGCGACCCCTTTTGGAACCTCATGTTGTGTCCACTTCCCAAAATTTCACCAGTCAAGTTGTCAATCAAACATCCTCCAATTGGAACACCGCCTTCTTTGTATCCAATGGCAGCCTCTTCATAGGCTTTGTCCATGCCCTTCTTATCCCATTCAGCCATCCTTAGACGATATCTTTCCTGTAATTTCGCAATACTAATGTCCACTTACTATAGTTACAGCAGCAGTCCAAAACGTTGGTACAAGGATGCAGTAACTACCAAAGTACTGAAATACTTCCCTCTAGTGGTAGCggatgagatgagatgcaTTATCAACGCTAATTTTCAGTTTTCGcagtttattttttttacGGTGTTTGACTATTCCGCTTATCAAAGTGAAAATTCCATACAGCCCGATATCCTGCGAATTTTTGTCATATACTGACATCGCATCCTGCGTCTTTCCTAAAATGCTCAGCGATTTTCTTGCAGAGAAAATACGCCAATCATTGTAAGACATCTACAAAGTAATAATATTACACATATAAATTAAACAAGGATACTGATATACAATGGAAGATTCTACATAGTTTCATACAACTTACGCGTGGATATCTTGTTTACAACAGTACTGTTGGATTTAAGAGTCAAAGCTTCAATATAACAAGACTAGTCGTGTGTGCAGGGTTTTAGAAATTTAATATGCGATCTGTTGTACTTTTCAGCGGGAAGAGGATAGGGAAATTAATGACACCTTTTTTGCTCCCGCGATGCGATTCTCGCACTAGACTTTTGGGATCGTCGGAACGATTCATACGGTGTGCACATAGCGTTAACGATAATGATAttcattttgattcaaacTGGCCAAAGGATAACCAACCGAAATCTCCGTATAGTTTATTCGAACTTACGGAATCTAATTTCACTAAAgcgttgttgaaaaaaaggTTTCATGAGTTGGCAAGACTTTATCATCCGGACCATTCTTCTAACAGAACCATTTTGAAGCGTAATAATAGCACGGAACTCACGTCTTCGAATATTCATGACAATGTTTTATCAACTTCAGATAAGAGTGATAGGTTTAAAATAATTAAGGAAGCGTACGAGTTGTTGAAGGATCCAGgaagaaaacatcaatATGACATGTTGGGCCTAGGGTGGGTATACGGACCGAAA
The genomic region above belongs to Kluyveromyces lactis strain NRRL Y-1140 chromosome B complete sequence and contains:
- the FCY1 gene encoding cytosine deaminase (highly similar to uniprot|Q12178 Saccharomyces cerevisiae YPR062W FCY1 Cytosine deaminase involved in salvage pathways of pyrimidine metabolism); protein product: MAEWDKKGMDKAYEEAAIGYKEGGVPIGGCLIDNLTGEILGSGHNMRFQKGSPTLHGETSTLENAGRLKGSVYKHCTMYTTLSPCDMCTGAILLYGIGRVVVGENVNFKSPGEKYLAERGIEVKVVDDERCIEIMKDFIAKRPEDWFEDIGE
- a CDS encoding uncharacterized protein (similar to uniprot|Q12160 Saccharomyces cerevisiae YPR063C); protein product: MPLNNVRRPDLVATYNHTPAPKGLYSSSSSSQGMLSQSMPMAAMFMKNKFLAWFAVLTTWHVFLTSQPDPSNPTDSPFMKIGMAVLAVGMNYLGLFFPGTQPPPLGVVPKATSDSSATTTA
- the ORA1 gene encoding oxidoreductase (highly similar to uniprot|Q05016 Saccharomyces cerevisiae YMR226C NADP()-dependent dehydrogenase acts on serine L-allo-threonine and other 3-hydroxy acids) codes for the protein MSQGRKAAERLQNKTIFITGASAGIGQATALEYLDAANGNVKLILAARRLAKLEELKEKINAEYPQAKVYIGQLDVTETEKIQPFIDNLPEEFKDIDILINNAGKALGSDVVGTISSEDIKGMIDTNVVALINVTQAVLPIFKAKNSGDIVNLGSVAGRDAYPTGSIYCASKHAVRAFTQSLRKELINTGIRVIEIAPGNVETEFSLVRYKGDADRAKQVYKGTTPLYADDIADLIVYATSRKPNTVIADVLVFASNQASPYHIYRGE
- the JID1 gene encoding Jid1p (similar to uniprot|Q12350 Saccharomyces cerevisiae YPR061C JID1 Probable Hsp40p co-chaperone has a DnaJ-like domain and appears to be involved in ER-associated degradation of misfolded proteins containing a tightly folded cytoplasmic domain inhibits replication of Brome mosaic virus in S. cerevisiae) translates to MRSVVLFSGKRIGKLMTPFLLPRCDSRTRLLGSSERFIRCAHSVNDNDIHFDSNWPKDNQPKSPYSLFELTESNFTKALLKKRFHELARLYHPDHSSNRTILKRNNSTELTSSNIHDNVLSTSDKSDRFKIIKEAYELLKDPGRKHQYDMLGLGWVYGPKPIPTASGMPRYERHEKFYNAGTWEDYSNIRRNDKEEVGPLSMLIWFFGIFAIVELTSLLSRLEESINKRDFAHDETEKHLTLAYINYGLDEDKWSRLRRFLWFRTYSLYRTKEDLDREAKKNENMIKDLKKKEET